Proteins found in one Pseudoxanthomonas sp. SL93 genomic segment:
- a CDS encoding ATP-binding cassette domain-containing protein, giving the protein MIIANDLHKSFKTKTGLVTAVGGVSFTAHDGQITGLLGPNGAGKTTTMRMLYTLMTPDRGQVTVDGIDAARDPVAVRRALGVLPDARGVYKRLTARENIAYFGELHGLSSKQIAERTKALSDALDMGDILDRQTEGFSQGQRTKTAIARALVHDPRNVILDEPTNGLDVMTTRAMRGFLRQLRDEGRCVIFSSHIMQEVAALCDRIIIIAKGTVVAAGTADELRAQAGEDNLEDAFVKVIGSEEGLLA; this is encoded by the coding sequence ATGATCATCGCCAACGACTTGCACAAGTCATTCAAGACCAAGACCGGACTGGTCACCGCGGTGGGCGGCGTCAGTTTCACCGCCCACGACGGACAGATCACCGGGCTGCTGGGTCCCAACGGGGCCGGCAAGACCACCACCATGCGCATGCTGTACACGCTGATGACGCCCGACCGCGGGCAGGTCACCGTGGACGGCATCGACGCCGCGCGCGACCCGGTCGCGGTGCGCCGCGCCCTGGGGGTGCTGCCCGACGCACGCGGCGTCTACAAGCGGCTGACCGCGCGCGAGAACATCGCCTACTTCGGCGAGCTGCACGGGCTTTCGTCGAAGCAGATCGCCGAGCGCACGAAGGCATTGTCCGACGCACTGGACATGGGCGACATCCTCGATCGCCAGACCGAAGGCTTCAGCCAGGGCCAGCGCACCAAGACCGCCATCGCGCGCGCGCTGGTGCATGACCCGCGCAACGTCATCCTCGACGAACCGACCAACGGCCTGGACGTGATGACCACGCGCGCGATGCGTGGCTTCCTCAGGCAGCTGCGTGATGAAGGACGCTGCGTGATCTTCTCCAGCCACATCATGCAGGAGGTCGCCGCGCTGTGTGACCGCATCATCATCATCGCCAAGGGCACGGTGGTCGCCGCCGGTACCGCCGACGAACTGCGTGCGCAGGCGGGCGAGGACAACCTGGAGGACGCCTTCGTCAAGGTGATCGGCTCCGAGGAGGGCCTGCTGGCATGA
- a CDS encoding ABC transporter permease has translation MSILSTVSTVMRKELRDLSRDRRTLALALFLGPLLYPALMLGMGYLTENRIRTQVDKTLEVPVMGAEHAPNLVKFLATNGITATKPPANLDAAIRSQEIDVALRISPDYASDWRNGRPALVEIIRDSTRRDADIPTQRLQAALGGYSQQVGALRLFARGVDASVARPVNIGLQDLATPEAKQGVLLSVLLPYLLILTSFIGGAYLILDATAGERERQSLEPLLATPAPRGAVVSGKIAAACVIGLGTLLLTLLAFKFSAQFAGTLGRQLNVSFLAMGKMLLILVPMLFVGTSLLTYLAASAKSMKEAQSHMTWLMLLPMIPTFALMANPLKSQPWQFAVPFLAQNQMLLKVIRNEYIGPQTWAIYLAAGFGVAAVLWFAAVRRYHQEKLAVAG, from the coding sequence ATGAGCATTCTTTCGACCGTTTCCACGGTGATGCGCAAGGAACTGCGCGACCTGTCGCGCGACCGCCGGACGCTGGCGCTCGCCCTGTTCCTGGGCCCGCTGCTGTATCCCGCGCTGATGCTGGGCATGGGCTACCTGACCGAGAACCGCATCCGTACCCAGGTGGACAAGACGCTGGAAGTCCCGGTGATGGGCGCGGAGCACGCGCCCAACCTGGTGAAGTTCCTGGCCACCAACGGCATCACCGCGACCAAGCCGCCAGCCAACCTGGATGCGGCGATCCGCTCGCAGGAAATCGACGTCGCCCTGCGCATCAGCCCCGACTACGCCAGCGACTGGCGCAATGGACGGCCGGCGCTGGTGGAGATCATCCGCGACAGCACGCGTCGCGACGCCGACATTCCCACGCAACGGCTGCAGGCCGCGCTGGGCGGCTACAGCCAGCAGGTCGGCGCACTGCGACTGTTCGCCCGCGGCGTGGATGCCTCGGTGGCACGTCCGGTGAACATCGGCCTGCAGGACCTGGCCACGCCGGAAGCCAAGCAGGGCGTACTGCTGTCGGTGCTGTTGCCCTACCTGCTGATCCTGACGTCCTTCATCGGTGGCGCTTACCTGATCCTGGATGCCACGGCCGGCGAGCGCGAGCGGCAATCTCTGGAACCGCTGCTGGCGACCCCGGCACCACGAGGTGCCGTGGTCAGCGGCAAGATCGCCGCCGCCTGCGTGATCGGCCTGGGCACGCTGCTGCTGACACTGCTGGCATTCAAGTTCAGCGCGCAGTTCGCCGGCACGCTGGGACGTCAGTTGAACGTGTCGTTCCTGGCGATGGGCAAGATGCTGCTGATCCTGGTGCCGATGCTGTTCGTCGGCACCTCGCTGCTGACTTACCTTGCGGCCTCGGCCAAAAGCATGAAGGAAGCGCAGAGCCACATGACCTGGCTGATGCTGCTGCCGATGATCCCCACGTTCGCATTGATGGCCAACCCGCTGAAGAGCCAGCCGTGGCAGTTCGCGGTGCCGTTCCTGGCGCAGAACCAGATGCTGCTGAAGGTGATCCGCAACGAGTACATCGGGCCGCAGACGTGGGCCATCTACCTGGCGGCGGGTTTCGGCGTCGCCGCCGTGCTGTGGTTCGCCGCGGTGCGCCGTTACCACCAGGAGAAACTGGCTGTCGCGGGATAA
- a CDS encoding energy transducer TonB, with translation MSLVFMSRRARLVAPLLLVVAVAACSKKEDAAAPAAGTAATPAVATPPPPAVSAQVQAMDADALREAATKALRENRIYAPGGDNAMEYYLALRDKLPNDPGVTSALTDLLPYTLIAAEQSIAREEFTEAQRLSAIIEKADPKAPALPRLKQSIATSQEAVAQRAVDTEAKTKEQEEARLKEQQRLAQVAEQQKATEAAAAQQLAQQQEAARQEAERRAAAERTAAAQREAAERAAAATRSAAPAAASATAAQSLRAVSTPAPRYPPEALRSGTSGEVLVEITVGTDGSVTNARVVRATPARVFDREALNAVRRWKFEPLDSPVTTRRTIGFSPG, from the coding sequence ATGTCCTTAGTCTTTATGTCCCGGCGCGCGCGCCTCGTTGCGCCGTTGTTGCTGGTGGTCGCCGTGGCGGCCTGTTCCAAGAAGGAAGATGCGGCTGCGCCCGCCGCGGGCACTGCTGCCACGCCCGCCGTCGCCACGCCACCACCACCGGCGGTCTCCGCCCAGGTGCAGGCGATGGACGCCGACGCGCTGCGCGAAGCCGCCACCAAGGCGCTGCGCGAGAACCGCATCTACGCACCCGGTGGCGACAACGCCATGGAGTACTACCTGGCCCTGCGCGACAAGCTGCCCAATGATCCGGGCGTGACCAGCGCGCTGACCGACCTGCTGCCCTACACGCTGATCGCCGCCGAACAGAGCATCGCCCGCGAAGAGTTCACCGAAGCGCAGCGCCTGTCCGCGATCATCGAGAAGGCCGACCCGAAGGCGCCGGCGTTGCCGCGCCTGAAGCAGAGCATCGCGACCTCGCAGGAAGCCGTGGCGCAGCGCGCCGTGGATACCGAGGCCAAGACCAAGGAACAGGAAGAAGCGCGCCTGAAGGAACAGCAGCGCCTGGCCCAGGTAGCCGAGCAGCAGAAGGCAACCGAAGCCGCCGCCGCGCAGCAGCTCGCGCAGCAGCAGGAAGCCGCCCGACAGGAAGCCGAACGTCGTGCGGCCGCCGAACGCACGGCCGCTGCGCAACGCGAAGCCGCCGAACGCGCCGCCGCCGCCACCCGTTCCGCCGCGCCGGCCGCTGCCTCCGCAACCGCGGCGCAGTCGCTGCGTGCGGTCAGCACGCCCGCCCCGCGCTACCCGCCGGAAGCACTGCGTTCGGGCACCAGCGGCGAAGTGCTGGTGGAAATCACCGTGGGCACCGATGGTTCGGTCACCAACGCCCGCGTCGTGCGCGCCACGCCTGCGCGCGTGTTCGATCGCGAAGCACTCAACGCCGTGCGTCGCTGGAAGTTCGAACCGTTGGACTCGCCGGTCACCACGCGTCGCACCATCGGCTTCAGCCCGGGCTGA
- the mnmE gene encoding tRNA uridine-5-carboxymethylaminomethyl(34) synthesis GTPase MnmE produces the protein MTVAQDTIAAIASAPGAGGVGIVRLSGPAALRIARTLCARAALTPRHAHHVRFHDADERIIDDGIVLAFPAPRSFTGEDVVELQAHGSPVVLQHLVARACALGARPARPGEFSERAFLNGKLDLAQAEAIADLIAAADTRAARAARRSLDGVFSRRVDAIGAQLIALRVHVEAAIDFADESLDTLGGRQVRDRLAAVQAQLAQLLQEAERGRKLRDGLHAVIVGPPNAGKSSLLNALAGSDRAIVTDVAGTTRDTLRETIRLDGLELHLVDTAGLRDGGDAIEREGMRRARAELERADVALVVVDARDQDAGRAAVAAEIARVPTVLWIHNKVDLLPVPPDDTPHVVHVSAAHGLGLDRLHDRLRALAGDHAGEGSDGEFSARARHVEALQRALEHAGHAAAQLEHEHLELAAEELRLSHDALGEITGRLSPDDMLGHIFSTFCIGK, from the coding sequence ATGACCGTCGCTCAGGACACCATCGCCGCGATCGCCAGCGCACCGGGAGCCGGTGGCGTGGGCATCGTGCGGCTGTCCGGCCCCGCGGCGCTGCGCATCGCACGCACGCTGTGCGCGCGCGCGGCACTGACCCCGCGCCACGCACACCATGTGCGGTTCCATGACGCCGACGAGCGCATCATCGATGACGGCATCGTGCTGGCGTTCCCTGCGCCGCGAAGCTTCACCGGCGAAGACGTGGTGGAACTGCAGGCGCATGGCAGCCCCGTCGTGCTGCAACACCTGGTCGCGCGTGCCTGTGCACTGGGTGCGCGGCCCGCGCGCCCCGGTGAATTTTCCGAACGTGCCTTCCTCAACGGCAAGCTCGACCTGGCCCAGGCCGAAGCCATCGCCGACCTGATCGCGGCGGCCGATACGCGTGCCGCGCGCGCGGCGCGGCGATCGCTGGACGGCGTGTTTTCCCGTCGGGTGGATGCGATCGGCGCACAGCTCATCGCGCTGCGCGTGCATGTCGAAGCCGCCATCGATTTCGCGGATGAATCGCTGGACACGCTGGGCGGACGCCAGGTGCGCGACCGGCTTGCCGCCGTACAGGCCCAGCTTGCGCAACTGCTGCAGGAAGCCGAGCGTGGCCGCAAGCTGCGGGACGGATTGCATGCGGTCATCGTGGGTCCACCGAACGCCGGCAAGAGTTCGCTGTTGAATGCGCTCGCCGGCAGCGACCGCGCCATCGTCACCGACGTGGCCGGCACCACCCGCGACACGCTGCGCGAGACCATCCGCCTGGACGGGTTGGAGCTGCATCTGGTCGACACTGCCGGGCTGCGCGACGGTGGCGACGCCATCGAGCGCGAAGGCATGCGGCGTGCCCGCGCGGAGCTGGAGCGCGCCGACGTCGCGCTGGTCGTGGTGGACGCGCGCGACCAGGACGCCGGCCGTGCCGCCGTGGCCGCGGAGATCGCGCGCGTGCCCACCGTGCTCTGGATCCACAACAAGGTCGACCTGCTGCCCGTCCCGCCGGACGACACCCCGCACGTGGTCCATGTCTCCGCAGCGCACGGCCTCGGCCTGGACCGACTGCACGACCGCTTGCGGGCGTTGGCAGGCGACCACGCGGGCGAGGGCAGCGACGGCGAATTCTCGGCGCGCGCGCGCCATGTCGAAGCCCTGCAGCGCGCGCTCGAGCATGCCGGGCACGCCGCCGCCCAGCTGGAACACGAGCACCTGGAGCTGGCCGCCGAAGAGCTCCGGCTGTCGCACGACGCACTGGGCGAGATCACCGGCCGGCTTTCTCCGGACGACATGCTGGGCCACATCTTCTCCACGTTCTGCATCGGCAAGTAG